The sequence TATAACATAGATGCTTATATAGTATGTTTAAAAACATGGCCTAGTCAGAAATAGCCCAGACAGAAACAAATGGTGATCTACAAAATACCCAATAATATTGTAAGCTTTTCACTACCAGTGAAAACTCAACAGTTCACCCTAAAATTGAGTTTAATAAAACGCTTACGCCTTaaagaatagaaacagaaaaggaaacctgaTTCTAAAGCCACCCACCACTGCCACTGAATCTCTTATAAGTTGAAAATGTGAAGACAACTTCGAAGACTCAATACAAACACAGAGAGGTTGGTGACTCTTATCTAAAACAAAGATTATTTACTAAATGAAATCACTGAAAGTAAACAGAGAAACATTCTGTAAGGTGAACtaaattctttttactttaaaggCCCTGCTAGAGACTTGCTGCTGCTCTAATTCATTACTTGGGGAGGCAAAATTAAAAAAGCTGTTGGTGGGTTCAGGTGCTGTGGGAGAACCCACAAAAAATGGTCTGAACTGAAAATCTCCATCTCCACCACCCCGATTTCGAACTGGTGTACTGTCCAAAGGAAACTTGGAGTTGTTCCCTAGGAGAAAAATAAGGGAAGAACTTAAGCATCTATTTCCTTACAGATCTTTtggaacaaaaagacaaagtcatttaataaatattgtaacAGAACTCAACTCCTATGAGATGGATAAAACATAAACCTTGGATAAAGCAAAGGGCTATGATGGTCCCCTCCCCTGACCATAGTATATATACCATACCTTCTTCTGTGTGCAGTTTCCAATGATAGCCATTATCTCATCACCAAAAGTAATTTAACACAATGAAATACTTTAGTAGAGCTAGAATTTATAGTACCACAATTTCATTCATTATCTATTAATCTACATCAAAGGAATATCATatgtattcgtgtgtgtgtgtaaactttTGTTTAAGAACAAATCTTTTTTTATGATTTCCATAAACACTCTGGAAAATATATGACAACCATGAAAACCTGGCACATATTTATGACCCGAGATCAATTAGAATAGCCTTAGAAAAACTCTACAATAGATCtaataaaataagcatttaacAACTTCCACTGAACGCATCCTTGGCTTTAGTTACATAACTAAAGGATAATGCTGACTATATCTGCTTCAAGCCAACGATGGTAGCAAGAGGTAAAAGTATTAAAAAGGTAAGTGTGCACAAAAAGAGGAACAGGTAAGAAttggtgaaaatgaaagaaatcgaaATAAATGTGGATAGtgacaaggaaaaaataagaacacCTATAATGCCCACAAAAAATAATACTTTGATTGACTATATGATTAACTGAAAGTTAAGAAGAAACTTATTTTTGTTTCGATTCTCATATTTGATACTTTTCATCTCATTACTTCATGCCTTTTCTAGGACATCGTCTCCTCCCccacaataaaattcaaaaaatgagGTTTTATAAAAATCCAGCTcaagaatttttacttttttgtgtgcCAAAATTTATTAATAGCATAGTAAAAACTATTGGATTCTGTTATATCAAGAGTAGTATAAAGGGGAGAACTCAGGAAGAGATATGAGATTCATTGCATCTGACAAGGCATCTAATAAGCAGAAAAGCTAGACTGTACATTTCCATGGGGCAGGAATCCTACCTGGATAATCCTTATATCCTCATTGCCTAAGATTATGCCTAGCAGCCTGGCACATGAATcatgtttgataaatatttgatgaatgtatgaatgaataaacagaagaacaaacaaaccaaacaaccGACAATAACTTAAGAACTGTACAATCAGTATTGTCATGTGAAAGAAACTAAAACATGGCCTTCTCAGAGGATAGCAAATACTTAAGAGTGTGGGCTCTGAagatagctctgtgaccttgaccaattaaactttctgttcctcagttttctcatctgtaaaatagggatgatgataataacacctacctcataAAGTTTTGAAAATAACACAAATACATGTAAAGTTATAATAGTCTCTAGCACTTAGTAAGGAATCATTAAATGGcagctaatattattattattattgcaactAAATAGCTTTTCATTTGAAGTGGCAATTTGCAACtttaattttggaattatttACTCTCTGTTCAAATAAATTGAAGATATAACTTAAATGTAagcaaataaaatagataaaagtaATGATGGGCAGGTTGAGATGCAGATGAAGAACTTAGAGCCTACTACCACTCTAAGTCTCTGGAGTCTCCACTAACTGCCTGGAATTATGCAGGGCACAGTGTGAAAAATCACTGATTTAAAGAACAGATATTGGATATTACATGTCATTTCTTACCTAATGGGAAGCCAAAAACACCAGACTGTGCAATCATAGATGGTTCAAGGGTACCATCTTGGTTAGCAATAGTGATATTTCGTAGCCTAAGGCTATCatagaggccttggagcttttgATACTGGCGATTTCTCTCCATAAGTTTCTCAGAGATGTCACTGAACTTTTTCTTGTATTCTTCTAGCACTTTCTTCATGGAGGTGACCTCCCCTTTCATAGAGGTCAATTCTATATCCTTGCTCTGTATTTGCTGCATATATATCTTCTCCAACTGTTTCAGATGGCCCTCAGCCTTGCTGAAATTGTATTCTTGATAGAGACGCTCCTGGTGTACCTGTcccaagagagaaaagaaagatttaaGGTAATAAATGCAAAGTTGTATATTTTAACTTTATACTGAtacaaacacagaaagaaaagaaagacacacaTACTGAGATGTTATTAAAGTTTAGAACCAGGTTAAGAAGCAATTAGGATGTACAATAGGATGgttattatagaaaataatatgcCATGTCActaaatgcatagaaaaaaaatttggagGAATATTCTCAAACCACTACCAGACTACCAAAAAGTATTTGTTTAACCTTAACAAGTGACATGTAGCCCAAAGGTTTCTAGTATATAATACTATATTTCAAGTAATCCATAGTGTGGATAACAGATTATAAGATAGCCCCCAATTATCCCTGCCTCCTAGCACTTAtatcctccccttgagtgtggacaGGACCTGTGATTAGAATACAGGAAAAATGACAGGATATGGCTTCATCAGTACATTACATAAGAATATAGGGTTTGTCTTACTAGCACACTCTCTCTCTTGCTGGATTTGTGGAAGCAAGAGGCCAAATTGGAAAGGCCAACAGGCAAGTAACTAAGAGCAGCCTCTGGGCAATAGCCAGCAAAATACTGAGGTCACAGTGACTTTAAGCATAGACTTTAcaaccttcacaaaaattaactcgaaaCTGATTAcatatctaaatgtaaaacaccaaaactataaaattcctataagttaacataggagaaaatctaaatGACCTTGGGTTTAGTGGTGACTTTTTAGATAAAATACCAAAGGCAcaatctatgaaagaaataactgacaagctagacttcattaaaattaaaaatttctgttctgcaaaagacaatgtcaagaaaataaaagacaagccacagactaagagaagatatttgcaaaagacacatgtgataagatatgtaaaaaatatttgcaaaagacacatctgattaagaactcttaaaactcaacaataagaaaacaacccaattttaaaaaatgggccaaagaccttaatagacacttAATagacaccaaagaagatatacagatgacaaaaaagcgtatgaaaagatgctccacatcatatgtacccagggaaatgtaaattaaaacaatgagatacgactacatacctattagaatgacaaATTCAGAACActaacaacaccaaatgctgtcaAGATGTAGAGCAAAAGGAACTCTTtgattgctggtaggaatgcaaaatgttatTGCCACTTAGGAAGATAGttcggcagtttcttacaaaagtaaacatactcttgccatacaatccagcaattgtgctcttTAGTATTTACCCAGAGGAGCTGAAAATGTATGTCCTGCATACAGATatgtatagcagctttattcataattaccaaaagatggaagcaatcaagatgtcctttagcaggtgaatggataaatctaacaatggaatacaattcaacactaaaaagaaatgaacaccgtcaagccatgaaaaaacatggaggaaacaaattcatattagtaagtgaaagaagccaatatgaaaaggctacaaactgtattattccaattatatgacagtctggaaaaggcaaaactatggagacagtaaaaatatcagtggttgccaggagttggtgGTAAGGAGAGATGAACAGGTggtgcacagaggatttttagggcagtgaaactactctgtatgacactGTCATAGTGCATACacatcattatatatttgtccaaactcatgGAATGTACAACCCAAAGAGAGAATCCTAATATAAACAATGGACTTTGGTGGGTGATAGTGATTTGTCAATGTAAGTTCAtcatttgtaacaaatgtaccactctggtggggtatgttgataatggggaggctatgcatgtggggGGACAAGACATATAGGAAAACTCTGCACCTTCCTCTCAAATTTGCTATGaccctaaaactgctttaaaaataaagtccattaaagagaataaaaagga comes from Balaenoptera ricei isolate mBalRic1 chromosome 2, mBalRic1.hap2, whole genome shotgun sequence and encodes:
- the CCNB1IP1 gene encoding E3 ubiquitin-protein ligase CCNB1IP1; translated protein: MSLCEDMLLCNYRKCRIKLSGYAWVTACSHIFCDQHGSGEFSRSPAICPACNSTLSGKLDIVRTELSPSEEYKAMVLAGLRPEIVLDISSRALAFWTYQVHQERLYQEYNFSKAEGHLKQLEKIYMQQIQSKDIELTSMKGEVTSMKKVLEEYKKKFSDISEKLMERNRQYQKLQGLYDSLRLRNITIANQDGTLEPSMIAQSGVFGFPLGNNSKFPLDSTPVRNRGGGDGDFQFRPFFVGSPTAPEPTNSFFNFASPSNELEQQQVSSRAFKVKRI